A genomic segment from Dreissena polymorpha isolate Duluth1 unplaced genomic scaffold, UMN_Dpol_1.0 chrUn062, whole genome shotgun sequence encodes:
- the LOC127863933 gene encoding visual pigment-like receptor peropsin, with protein MSHSNTTEDVRSGLSALDIQRLNYPKWAHQIVGGVLVLIGCFGFVENVLVIYTFTKNKHLLSPTNIFILGVAIGDLCMCCLGHPLESASAINGAWFAGDAACVLVGFVVYLFGLSQLYLLSAVSIDRYIVITKPLLTPKITTKVACASVAGCFGIALIWAVCPLIGWSSYGLEASGVFCGLHWNDVSVSNTSYVITITIFCFFFPLGIMIFCYYHVFMTGSNPGLSTSHVSVGFRFRLRKSRFVRKWSMVLDSNRDPSGKDLNVWTISYGFSPRDSNQEPSLTYQTEHQHESSPRKRLVIEFKCRSEYYPCQEPQQQFGMGYEQQNGSQKPKTRAKNFEKLRHHVWYGIYWIVWTPYAVVSFVQVFGDPDSVPLWMAELPAAVAKSQVVWNPIIYVGTNKKFMVAFYQVLVCSLVSHGRT; from the exons ATGTCGCACAGCAATACAACTGAGGACGTGCGGTCAGGCCTGTCTGCTCTTGATATCCAGAGGCTGAATTATCCGAAATGGGCGCATCAAATCGTTGGCGGTGTTTTAGTGTTAATTGGATGTTTCGGTTTTGTAGAAAACGTGTTGGTAATTTATACATTTACCAAAAACAAACACTTGCTGTCCCCGACAAACATTTTTATCCTTGGCGTGGCTATTGGTGATCTGTGCATGTGCTGTTTGGGACACCCTTTAGAATCGGCATCGGCTATCAACGGAGCCTGGTTCGCCGGGGACGCGGCGTGTGTTCTTGTGGGATTCGTAGTCTACCTGTTTGGACTGTCTCAGCTTTATCTCCTATCAGCGGTCAGTATAGACAGGTACATCGTCATAACCAAGCCTCTACTAACGCCAAAAATCACGACCAAAGTCGCCTGTGCGAGCGTTGCCGGGTGTTTTGGGATTGCCCTGATTTGGGCCGTATGTCCCTTAATAGGCTGGAGCAGCTATGGACTAGAGGCATCTGGTGTATTTTGTGGGCTTCACTGGAACGACGTCAGCGTATCTAATACGTCTTACGTCATCACGATCACGATCTTCTGCTTCTTTTTCCCTCTCGGCATTATGATCTTCTGCTACTATCACGTTTTCATGACG GGTTCCAaccccggtctgagcactagccacGTAAGCGTCGGATTCCGGTTTCGACTCCGAAAGTCTCGCTTCGTAAGAAAATGGTCCATGGTTCTGGATTCAAACCGGGACCCTTCTGGCAAAGA TCTGAACGTTTGGACCATAAGCTACGGGTTTTCACCTCGGGACTCAAACCAAGAACCGTCGCTAACATACCAAACCGAGCACCAGCATGAGAGCTCGCCTCGCAAGCGATTGGTGATCGAGTTCAAGTGCCGGTCTGAGTACTACCCCT GTCAAGAGCCTCAACAGCAGTTCGGTATGGGATATGAACAGCAGAATGGCTCGCAAAAACCTAAAACTCGAGCGAAGAATTTTGAAAAGCTGCGTCATCATGtgtggtatg GAATTTACTGGATCGTGTGGACGCCATACGCAGTCGTCTCTTTCGTCCAGGTGTTTGGCGACCCGGACAGCGTGCCGCTATGGATGGCGGAGCTTCCGGCAGCGGTGGCCAAGTCCCAGGTGGTCTGGAACCCCATCATCTACGTCGGCACCAATAAGAAATTCATGGTTGCATTTTACCAGGTGTTAGTTTGTTCGTTGGTGTCACACGGCAGAACTTAA